TTTTCCATTTGGCCCAAGATGTTATTAATCCAGTACTGATCTTGGTTAGGAGAGACTCTGGCCTCTTTTAGAAGCTCGACAATGACTGGGTAAATATCATAAATACTAGGGTTGTTGTACATAGAACTGACAATTGAACCAATAACGGGGCCGATAAAATTAATGTTTTTCCCAGTGGCTTTCACGAAGTAAGTTTTTGCAGCTTCGGGATCTTTGTCCGCAATTAAAAAGGCCAGTCTCAAATTAGCCGCTTTGTTATCTGGATTACTCTGAAGAACAGCTTTGTAGTCGACAATGGCCTTGTCACTTTGCTTGAGCAGCTCATAAGCTAAAGCGCGTTCTAAAACGACTCGCGCAAAACTGTCCGATTCTTTAGGGCTGAGTAGGGCAATGAATTTATCCACAAGCTGCTTTTGCAGTACAGTGCGCATGAGGTTTTTGAGCTGCCAAGAGTTATTATTCCCCATCGAAGACTGGAGGCTGTAGTTAAGCTCGCTCTTGGCCATTTTGCGGAATTCTCTGACGGCAAATTGAAGAGCTTTTTCGTGCTCATTATTTTTGATATAATCGCGAACTTTTTGTGCGGGATCAGTATTGCGACGACCCGAAGAAAAGCCAGAGCTTGAAGTGACAGCATTTGAGCGACTGGTCGCTTTATCAATTTCTTTGTCCAAGCTTTCGGCCAATTTAGTGAAGCCGAGGGTCTCTAATGATGAGGCGAGGTCGCCTTTTTCTTGCAGGCTCAAACGTAGAGCGATGAGGCGCTCGCCTGCTAATTTAGCTTCATTGTTTAATTCCTCGTCTTCGCTGAGCTCAATATAGTAAACGAGTGCACCATTGATGGTTTTTTTCTCGCTTTTTTTCGAGCATAATTTTCGAGCATTTTTTAGGACCGAAACAGTTTCTTTGAATTTTTCATTTAAACCATACCAAGCAGCAATGAAGAGTTGCTTGTCGAGTGATTTATCATTTTTATCGAAGGAGGCGACGATTTCTTCGCTTACTTTTTCGTCTTCACAATAATGAGCGATATAGAGACGGATGATCGTAGATTTAACTTTGGAGATCTCTTTAATTAATAGATCTTTGTCGATGGGGTTTTCGCGATTGTAGTAATTCTGCTCACTAAAAGTCTGTTTGACAAAAGCGGGTATAAGCTTGGAGTTTTCAGGGGGGAAAGCAATAGGTGCCACAACTTTTTTCTGTTGGCGACTTCCATAGCCGTAAAAACCGTAGTTATACATATTGTTGGGGCCTCTGGCCTGACTCTGATGCAATTCATCCTCGTGATTTACAACATCAATGATGGCAGCGTAATCTTTGAGTTTGACCAGAGCGCGCACAATTTGGAGGGGGCCCCAAGTATTTTTATTTGGGTCTTGCTGACGATAGGTGTCGAGCATGAGTGTTTTGAGTTTGGCAACATTTTCTTCTTTGAGATTATCAATGAGCAAGACACTCGCGACGCGGCTACTGTTAAGTTTTTCAAGATCGCGTTCAAGCATAGTTTTGACCGCAAAATCTAAGTACTTCTCATCGAGTTCAACTTTTTTACGGGCTGTATTAACAATCATATTGACAGCGAGGATCTCATTGATGGTTTTAACTTTTTCAAAGTGAGCGTTGAAGTCCTCGAGGGTGCGTACTTGCATGCTAAGCATGTAGGCGTACAAGGCTTCAAAAGTCTTATCCCCTTTATAATCGTCAGCAAACTTACTCCATAATTCGACTTGGTTTTGTTGGCGATTACGCTGGTTAAAAACGTTGAGTTTGAGCGTGGAATACTTAATGCCCATTTCATCGAGCTTTTCAGCGATTTCATTTTGTTCATTTTCTTCAAGCCCTTGGTAAATCGTCGAGAGGTGAGGCATGATAAATTGCTCGACCTCTTCCAATTTTTTTGGCATAGGGAAACCAGCTTGATTGCCAAAAGGAGAAAAGACGTATTGTCTTCGGTTATTGCGTCTGTAGGAGTAGGTGTTATGTACGGAGTTGCTGTTTTTGACGAGGTCAATCGCTTCTTGGGGAAGGTACTCTGCCATTTCTTTGTAGTAGGCATGAGAACTATAGCCGTAAGGATTGGTGTTTGTCTGAGCTGGTTTTTTGGGTGTTGAAACTTCTTTGGAGGCTTTGAGTACATTTAAGAACGCAAGCGCCGTATCGACGGTTAAATCCTGTTCTTCCAAAGCAATTGCGTAGAGAAAAGAAATTCTGTAGTCATCGGGGTGCTGCAATAAATAAGGTCTGATGAATTCAACAGTTTTTTCAGAGCGACTTTTAATGAGTGAGATACTAGTGCTCACAACGTCCTCCACAGGCATGTTTTTGCCACCCGCATTCTCAATAATTTGTTCAAAGGCCAATTCTTCTTCACCATTGCGCATGTAGAATTGTACCAAGAGAGAATCTTGTTTATTAGTTTTATCTAAACTGATGATTTTTTTGATGGTTTCTAGGGCGCGGTCATACTGACCTTCTTCCTCTTCAATTCGCGCGATTTCTCGGAGTAAGCCAATATCATTGGGTTTTATTTCAGTGGCTTTCAATAAAAATTTTCTGCGGTCTTCGTAATAACCAGAGGATCGATGCAGCTCGGCTAGGGCGAGTGGAGGGAAAATACTTTGAGGGTTATTTTCTAGGCGACCTTGGAGCTTTTGTGTGAGTTCTCCCATGGAATCATCATTTTGTGAAAGCTGAATGATTGAGCGTACGAGGCCGAGCTTTTCGGCGAGATCTTCCGTTTTATTCACCATGCGCCAGTACACACTTTTGGCTTCTTTCGTTTTGCCAGAAGTACTTAAGTCTTGAGCAAGCAAACGCGGCATAGTCTTGTTTTCGGGGAATTTGAACATGGCCTTTTTCAAGACTTCGCTAGATTTATCGTAATCCATTTTGTTGCGATAAATCGATGCTTCCTGGATATAAGGAGAGGTGGAGCTAGCTGATGTTTTTTTCCAAACCGCAATCCACTTTAAGGCATCCTCAGTTTTTTCCGCTTTTAGTGAAAGGATGACGAGGTCTTTGATGCGGGTTGCTTTGTGTTTGGGCGAGAGCTGAGTGATGGCGGTGAGAGTGGCAATGGCCGCATCCCATTCTCGGTGTTTTTTACTTAAGTTCAGTTTTTGCTCGAGAAACAATTCATTTTGTGGGTTTTGCTGAAGTTTTGTCTCGATGATTTCAAATGCCGTGTCGACTTCATCTGATTGATCGTAAATAGCAGAGAGTAAAATTGTTTCTTTGTCAGATAGATCAGCTTTTTCTTCTAGGTTTTCGAGGACTTGTGCAAGTTTTTTCGCTTTTTTAGCCGCAAAAATGATGTTACTACAGGCTTTGCTAATATCAGCAATGCTGTCAGCCGAATCGAGCATGAGTTGTGCGGCTTGATCGGCAACTTTAGTGTCTTTCAGTGAGTTAGCGGAAGCCAAAAGGATTTCGTTGTACTTGTAATTATTTTTGAACTTCTCGTGTTGAGCCTTTAGGATAGAGAAAGCCGTTTCGTTTTCTTTGAGTGTGTTGAGCGTGCTAATCAAACGTTGAATCTCACCAATTTGCTCTGTCTTGCCTAAGTTGACGTATTCGTTGAGCGCAGCTTCTTTTTCGTCCAATTCATAAAGGTTCAAAGCATTGAGCATGCGTCCTTCGCGACTCTCGGGATATTTTGCGATGAGCGCAAGGTAAGCTTTTTTGGCTTCGTCTTTGAGCTCGAAGTTGCGCAGTAGGTTGGCAGCGCGCATAAATGAATACTCGGATTCTTTGTCCTTTTTAATATAAGTAAAGAGTGAGGCCGAGCATTGCTGTTTGTTTTTGAGCTCATGGTAGAGTTTGGCTTGGGAAATATAAAGTTCTTGATCGTCGGGGTATTGTTTAATCAAAGCTTGGACGAGTTCTAGCGCTTCTTTGAATTTTTTCGATCGACTCAGCTGCTGGGCGTAAACTTCTTTGTTTTCTTTGCTCATGGGAGTCAGCTTAACGATTTGCTGATAAGCTTTCAGTGACTTTTCTTTGTCGTCGAGTTCGAAAAGCAGGGTGGCTTGGCGTTTGAGTATTTCTATATTGTTCGTCTTATCTTTGACCACCTGAGCGTAGTACTCTGCTAAACCATGTAAATTGTCCTCTGAACGAAAGACCTGTTCGATTTGAGAAAGAATTTCTTTTTCGAGCCAAGATCCCGTGCCGACTTTATCGAGAGTCTCGGAATATTTTTTTAGAGCTTCACTTTTGTTGCCTTGGGTACGATATATATCACCTAAGCGTAGGGTGAGGGTGACTTGTTTATGCTTGTCTTTTGTCTGTGTTAAGAGCTTTTTAATCTGTTTGCGAGCTTCGGCAAAAAGCCCTTCATCAATCATTAGCTCAATAATTTCTTCGAGTAGATCTTCGTCACCGCTCTTTTCAGCCATGTCGAGCCAGACTTTTTGGCCGAGCTCCTTTTTTTCATCGCGGATATAAATTTTGCCTAGAAGCTTGTTGATTTGAATCGTGAACTTTTCTTTGCTCGATAATTCGCTAGCAGCCTTGAGATCGGCAATGGCCTTTTCGAATTCTAGAGTTCCTACCTGAAGCTTAGCGCGGCGGAAAAGTAGTGAAGCGGAATTCTGTGTGGCGATGATTTCATTATAGATATCTAAAGCGTCGCCATTGCTTCCTTCTGCTTCTAGGTAATAGGCCTTGATCTGTTTGTAGATGGGTTCTTTTGTTTCTTCAAACTTTTGATCTAAGAATTTTTCGAGGTCAGCTCCTGTGGCGTTCTCGAGCCATGAACTATAGAATTTATCAAAGAGGTAATCCGAACTTGGACGTTTGATGAGTATTGATAAGTATTTATCTGTTTTAGATGAAATCTCCGCCTGAGTCGTTGAACTAATGACTAAGGCGATAAATAAAGCGTAAAATTTTGATCTGATATCCATAAAAAGAACTCCCATTGTGTTATAATCTCCCGAACACGCTGATTTAATCTTATCGTGATTTGCAAAGTTTTACCAGTGACACTTTGTGATAAAGCGATGAAGCAATGATGAAAAAATTGCGATTTCAATCAAATATTTGATCTCTATCCGTAAAGAGGGAAGCCTTAGTAGGCTTTGTCGCTAAGAAAGCCATTAAACTGATTAATTCACGTAAAATTCTTCTACTCTTCACGCGTAAAGTTGTTTTTTGTTCTTTTTACTCAGTAGCTTTTAAGAACTTAGAAAGAAAAAAGAAACTTTTTTCAGTTTTTTTTGAAAAGCTTGTAATAAAGCAGGCACTTCTACGTCTTAGCTTTAGATCAACAGGATAAATGATGAGTAAAAATTAATATGGTGCAAGCCGAAGAAATAGAAGCTTTAATGGCGCAGTTGGAACGTCCCCTCGTTGCCTATGGCTTTTCACTCTGCAGTGATTTAGAGCAGGCGCGTGATGCAGCACAAAATGCCTTTATAAAGTACTTGCGTTTCTGTACCGATAAGGACGAGAAAATCGAGAAGCCAAAAGCCTGGTTATTTCGCGTCGTTTACAATCAAATCATGGATGAACTTCGTAAAGAGAAACTCAAACGAAAATATGAAAGCGAAGTCAAACATCAGCAAGAAGTTCACGATGTGCACACGCCCTCACGGGAATTAGAGATGAAGACAATGAAAGCCAATTTGAAAGAAGAAGTTGATAAGTTGAATGAATTAGAACAGCGAGTTTTTCAACTGCGTGTGTATCGCGAATATAGCTACCAATTAATTGCCGAGGAAATGGATATAAAAGTCAGTCACGTGGGAGTGATCTTACATAGGACCTTGAGGAAAATTTCGGGTCAACTTAAATCGGAAATGAGCGAGGTGCTCAAATGAATAATAATATCAAAAATTGTGAAGAAATTTCAAAGCTCTTGCCAGCACTCTGTTTTGATGAGTTGAAGCAAGATTTTGCCGATGAAATTCACCATCACCTAGCCGACTGTGAATCATGTATGGATGAATA
This genomic stretch from Lentisphaera araneosa HTCC2155 harbors:
- a CDS encoding RNA polymerase sigma factor, which codes for MVQAEEIEALMAQLERPLVAYGFSLCSDLEQARDAAQNAFIKYLRFCTDKDEKIEKPKAWLFRVVYNQIMDELRKEKLKRKYESEVKHQQEVHDVHTPSRELEMKTMKANLKEEVDKLNELEQRVFQLRVYREYSYQLIAEEMDIKVSHVGVILHRTLRKISGQLKSEMSEVLK